The genomic stretch AAGTTGTATGTTTTCTTCCGTTTTCGCTGAAACATCAAAATTTAAATATTGATTTTTTATCGCTTCTGCCAAAACCAAACGAGTTTGCAAACTAAAAGATGTTTCTTTTTCTTCTATTTGATTGTAAAACCCTGTAATATCTGGAAAATTATTGTAAAACGGTTTTAAAGTATCTTTTTGCTCTAAATAATCTATCATTGTATTAGAGAAAAAACCTGTTTTTTTAAACGGAATTTGAGTAACTTTCATTAGGCTACATGGTTTTTAATACAACAACATTCTCTATCTATCTTACTGCTCATTTTGACTTCTAAATTTTTTATAAAAATACAACTATTTTAAGCTTTGTAAATCACTACAAATCAATCTAACAAAGTTTTAACAAGTTCTATTTTCTGCAAATTAACAATTTTAAAAATATATTATTACTTTTGATTTTCTAATCAAACACTTACATGAAAATCAAATCTATTGTAGTTGTTCTTTTTTTATTAACAGGAACACTATTTTCTCAAAAAATTAAATCTCCAAAAGAATTTTTAGGTTACGAAATTGGCGCTCGTTTTACAAGACATCATAAAGTTGTAGACTATTTTAATTATGTTAGCAACACTTTATCTAATGTAAAGTTAGAGAAATACGGGGAAACAAATGAACACAGACCTTTGTATGTTAGTTACATTTCTTCTGCAGAAAATATTAAGAATTTAGAAAGCATAAGAAAAAATAATCTAAGTCAAACAGGGGTTATTTCTGGTAATTCTAAAAACGATATTGCCATTGTATGGCTAAGTTATAATGTACATGGTAATGAAGCTTCTAGTACAGAAGCAGCAATGTTAACATTATACGAACTGGTTACTGCAAAAAAAGCTTGGTTAGAAAACACGGTTGTTATTTTAGACCCTTGTATTAATCCTGATGGTAGAGATCGATATGTAAATTGGTACAACCAAGTAAAAAGTACACCTTATAATACAGATCAAAATGCTAAAGAACATGCAGAACCTTGGCCAGGTGGAAGACCAAATCACTATTTATTCGACCTAAATAGAGATTGGGCTTGGGCAACACAAGTAGAATCTCAGCAAAGAATTAAAGTTTACAATAAATGGATGCCTCACATTCATGTAGATTTTCATGAGCAAGGAATAAATAATCCGTATTACTTTGCTCCTGCTGCAGAACCTTTTCATGAAATTATTACTGATTGGCAAAGAGATTTTCAAACACAAATTGGTAAAAATCACGCAAAATATTTCGATAAAGAAGGTTGGTTATATTTTACAAAAGAAAGTTTCGATTTATTATACCCAAGTTATGGCGATACTTACCCAACATATATGGGCGCAATTGGTATGACCTATGAACAAGCTGGTCATGGTCGTGCAGGTTTAGGTATTCATACAGATGAAGGTGAAATTTTAACTTTAAAAGATAGAGCTGCACACCATTTAACTACAGGTTTATCTACTGTAGAGATTTCTTCAAAAAATGCTAAAAAACTAAACTCAGAATTCAGAAAATTCTTTAATAATTCTGGTTTGAACTTTAAAAGTTATGTTTTAAAGAACGAAAATGCAGACAAAATGAATCGTCTAAAAGAGTTATTAGACACTCATGAAATAAAATATGAAAGTGCTAAAAATGGTTCTGTAAAAGGATATAGTTATACAACACAAAAAGATGCCAAATTAGACGTAAGCAATAAAGATTTAGTTATTCATACAGATCAGCCAAAAGGTAAAATGGTAAAAGCTTTGTTTGAACCAAATGCTAAATTAGTAGATTCCTTAACTTATGATATTACAGCATGGTCTTTACCATATGCTCATGGTTTTAATGCTGTTGCATCTAAAAGTAAGGTAAACTCTACAACTAACAACTCTAAAAACACTGTTGTAAATTCTGAAGATAAAAGTGCTTATGCATATGTTTCTAAATGGAATAATCTTGCTGATGCAACTTTCTTAGCAGATTTATTAAAGAATAATATTGTACCAAGGTTTGCAGAAAAATCATTTTCAGCAAACAATACATCTTACGATAAAGGAACTTTAATAATACTTAGAAATGATAACAGAAACACAGATTTTGATTCAAAAATTGTAGCAATAGCAGACAAACATCAACGCAAATTAACATCTGTTGCCACTGGTTTTTCTCAGTCTGGTGTAGATTTTGGTTCATCAGCAATTAAACCAATTAACAAGCAAAAAATAGCAGTTGTTTCTGGTAAAGCAACTTCTTCTTTAAGTTTTGGTGAAGTTTGGCACTTTTTTGAAACTCAATTAGAATACCCAATTACTAACATAAACTCTAGTAATTTTGGTTATACAGATCTAAGTAAATATGATGTTATAATCTTACCTAGTGGTTATTACAATAGTATTTTAAGTGGTTCTACTTTATCTAACATAAAAAAATGGGTAAGATCTGGCGGAACATTAGTAGCAATAGGAAATGCATTAAATAGTTTTGCCAATAAAGAAGGATTCTCTTTAAAAACAAAAAAGAATGCAGAAATAAAAACTGACAATAATTTAGTTCCTTACCAAGATAGAGAACGTAAAAGTGTTGCTAATTTAATTACAGGAAGTATTTTTAAAAGTACGTTAGACAATTCGCATCCGTTAGCTTTTGGATATGATAAAGAATATTTTTCTTTAAAACTAAGCGGAACCTCTTACAGTTACTTAAAAAAAGGATATAATGTTGGTTATTTTGATAAAAACTCTAACAATATTTCTGGTTATGCAGGAAG from Polaribacter marinaquae encodes the following:
- a CDS encoding M14 family metallopeptidase — translated: MKIKSIVVVLFLLTGTLFSQKIKSPKEFLGYEIGARFTRHHKVVDYFNYVSNTLSNVKLEKYGETNEHRPLYVSYISSAENIKNLESIRKNNLSQTGVISGNSKNDIAIVWLSYNVHGNEASSTEAAMLTLYELVTAKKAWLENTVVILDPCINPDGRDRYVNWYNQVKSTPYNTDQNAKEHAEPWPGGRPNHYLFDLNRDWAWATQVESQQRIKVYNKWMPHIHVDFHEQGINNPYYFAPAAEPFHEIITDWQRDFQTQIGKNHAKYFDKEGWLYFTKESFDLLYPSYGDTYPTYMGAIGMTYEQAGHGRAGLGIHTDEGEILTLKDRAAHHLTTGLSTVEISSKNAKKLNSEFRKFFNNSGLNFKSYVLKNENADKMNRLKELLDTHEIKYESAKNGSVKGYSYTTQKDAKLDVSNKDLVIHTDQPKGKMVKALFEPNAKLVDSLTYDITAWSLPYAHGFNAVASKSKVNSTTNNSKNTVVNSEDKSAYAYVSKWNNLADATFLADLLKNNIVPRFAEKSFSANNTSYDKGTLIILRNDNRNTDFDSKIVAIADKHQRKLTSVATGFSQSGVDFGSSAIKPINKQKIAVVSGKATSSLSFGEVWHFFETQLEYPITNINSSNFGYTDLSKYDVIILPSGYYNSILSGSTLSNIKKWVRSGGTLVAIGNALNSFANKEGFSLKTKKNAEIKTDNNLVPYQDRERKSVANLITGSIFKSTLDNSHPLAFGYDKEYFSLKLSGTSYSYLKKGYNVGYFDKNSNNISGYAGSKAVKNVHESLLFGEQTMGRGSIVYMIDNPLFRSFWENGKLFVANAVFLLNSNQLK